One genomic window of Armatimonadota bacterium includes the following:
- a CDS encoding type IV toxin-antitoxin system AbiEi family antitoxin — protein sequence MRSPPSKRLSALVDALPGRGRYTIARAEALRELASTPEALEAAVRRLAAKHRIVVPRRGFYVVVPPEYQSAGAPPPDWFIDDLMSFEAKPYYVGLLSAAALHGAAHHQPQEFQVVTDSPLRPTRAGRARIRFFMKRHLSTTPVIQVKTQTGTMRVSSPEATAIDLVRYARAAGHLGNVATVLADLAERLDANKLLHAAQCDVELTHIQRLGHLLDAVGAEEVARPLATWVAEQRPRHVLLRPDASQPTGKDDPRWRVVVNETIELDL from the coding sequence ATGCGCAGTCCACCAAGCAAGCGCCTCTCCGCCCTTGTGGACGCCCTGCCAGGGCGCGGCCGCTACACCATTGCCCGGGCAGAAGCCTTGCGGGAACTCGCCTCCACCCCGGAGGCACTCGAAGCTGCGGTGCGCCGCCTGGCGGCCAAACACCGGATCGTGGTGCCGCGCCGGGGGTTCTACGTCGTCGTTCCGCCCGAGTACCAGAGCGCCGGGGCACCGCCCCCCGACTGGTTCATCGACGACCTCATGAGCTTCGAGGCGAAGCCCTACTACGTGGGGCTGCTCTCGGCCGCCGCGCTGCACGGAGCCGCACATCACCAACCCCAGGAATTCCAGGTGGTGACGGACAGCCCGCTCCGCCCAACCCGCGCCGGCCGCGCGCGAATCCGCTTCTTCATGAAGCGGCACCTCTCCACCACACCGGTCATCCAAGTGAAGACCCAGACCGGCACGATGCGGGTCTCGAGCCCCGAGGCCACCGCGATCGACTTGGTTCGGTATGCGCGCGCCGCAGGGCACCTCGGCAACGTGGCAACGGTGCTCGCCGATCTTGCCGAAAGGCTCGACGCGAACAAGCTGCTCCACGCCGCCCAATGCGACGTCGAACTCACCCACATCCAGCGACTCGGCCATCTCCTCGACGCGGTCGGCGCCGAAGAGGTCGCGCGGCCTCTCGCGACCTGGGTCGCGGAGCAGCGCCCACGCCACGTTCTGCTCCGACCGGACGCCTCTCAGCCGACCGGCAAAGACGACCCTCGATGGCGAGTCGTTGTGAACGAGACGATTGAGTTGGACCTATGA